The following nucleotide sequence is from Mangifera indica cultivar Alphonso chromosome 1, CATAS_Mindica_2.1, whole genome shotgun sequence.
TCCCTAACTAGTAAATATGagaatagaaataaatgataaagaaattatattgatataatatgataaattatgagaaatatatttgtaaaaaaaagcCATAAAATTCGAATACAGAACatgtatatataagtttaatataatatattatcaataataagtttttaaaaatacgacaatatcaataataattttagcacttttcataaatctttttgttaaaattttaaatataaaatatttaattaattattaaatcttttaacataatatataatcaaaatttaatcattataaaaaaaatatatcatgtcacgaattttttatcaaatataaagtatttaatttattattaaataaaattaaaattatcatttcataaattttttatcaaatcatcatcaaaatattatgatttgttgatatttaagttatgaaaattaaatgtgTATGGGAGATTTATAAAATACCTTTATAAtgtcattaaaaatataaaatatttgttaaaaatttagatgacaaaaaattaagttttttattttatataattatgacattatagtaattaattaaatatataagagatatttttatattataaaatttcataaaaaagggaaaacttttaaaatgacataaatatgtgtttaatataataaaaatataaaatacatatttaatatattttgggttgaaaaatttagaataacatatttaatatgcgaattaaatgtaaataatatacatttttcactaattaagattaaaactcacttacaattttaattgacagataattcaaactcaaaagaaagaaaataaccGTCTCATCAAGGTTCATGTGGGAAATGGTCATTTATAATGATGAAAAGTATTACATGCAGAGGCTCTCAAGTCGCAAGCACATTTGGTAATGAACTTCTCACTATTGGCCGATAAGTCTTGTAAGTTTCATATCTACGattgattatatttaaattattataagattcTTCATGTTTAAATGGTTTTTATTATGGTTTTCTATAACATCCAGCTCAATTTTGTAACTttgtgattgaaaaaaaaaaaaacattaaaatgacctattcatttgtatttataataaatttcaaagaaaatctAGGTATATATATCTTACATATATAATGAAGGTGGAATTGCTATTTTCTGTCCACTTCTTTATCTAAATCTCACCTaattattttcatcaaatcAGCAGTATCCACCGTTGAACCTCAAGTCAAGTTTTTGTGAGATTGCCGTGGCAAGCAGTGACAGCCGCTTGGCTTGTAGATGGCCAAATCTGGCCGCTAGTACCAGGCTAAGCAACAACCGCttgaaaagaagagaagagggagagaagagaagagaagaaaggacaaaaaagaagagaacttgaaaatataatttaagccTTGGTGAATCTGTACTATAAGATGGAGAGTCGTGAACAAAGTTTCACTGGTTGGTATTTCAGAGCAAGATCAATGAAACCAACAAAGTCGCGAAACTAAAGCCAGTGAGATTCCAAGaacattcatattaaaaatgCTGCAATGGTACTTCTAGTAGAATTTCAGAATCTCAATTAGAAAACCATGTATAAGAAAAAGGTTAACTTTTTCCCAAGATCTCTGGTGCTATTTGTTTGGTCACTTGAGAAATCAATATATGTATTTTAGGAGTGCCAACAATTTTCGTATTATTATCATCCAAAcctaataagataaatttgaattccaTCTTTATTTGGTGACAGTGGTGAGAATGTATTGTTGACGGCGAGGATGAACTAAGTGATAGACTTGTAATTAACATTTACATTGATTATTTAGAGTATAATTTCACTAAAAAAAATacactattaatttaaaataatattaaataatttttattaattaaactgGATGATAGGTAAATCTATTAATTGCATCGGGCAAACCCAAAGTCCGATTATTTGGCCCAAATAACCAATTTTGCATGGAATAAAATTTAGACCCAATAGGATCTGAAAAGTcttatacctttttttttttttcctaagtaAGCCTCAaagtatatcaaatataatgaTAGTTTAtagatacaataaaattatatacataactttatgtataaataatgatgtatcactatgtgattaagtattagaTTATCTTTAACTTTCAGTTATCTaaacatataatgatatatcattgtttgtacataaaattatacatgaaagttatacatataacattactcttatgGATATTTGAGTTAGttgtctttaattaattattgtttaggTTTGTAaaattgcatatatatttttatagttttttaaaattacatgtCATATCCAAAATAGATCCAAAACAAGCTCAaagattgatttaatttaataaataagattgaataaaaattttgagactCAAATAGACAAAATCAAAACCTGAGCCTGATATTTTATATGGGTTTAAGTTTGAATACCCCGATTTTGGTTCAATAGACAAGATTGACAGACTTTTCCATCTCAAAGTAAAGAAATATTGTTTCATCAGTGTGAAATTATCATTCGGcctataacaaatatatatgttgCGTTAATGATCATATATTACAAAAATCAAAGGTTCACTACAATATCAAGCTAATCTTGTAATCTTGTTGCTTTCGAACTGCTTTTGCCGTGCTTTTCGTTCTTGAAAAGATTTTGGAGATTTTTGTGAGCTTCTTCAAGAAAGTTTTGTGCTTCATCTTGGGTTATTGCAATCTTCATCTCTCCTTGGTAGTCGTGAGAAATTTGAGCAAATAAGCGGCTTCTCTTCTTGCCTTCTATTTCTTTCGACTGATATTTGCAGTTAATGTTAGAATAGCAATACGCAAGTTTTCCGATACAAACCCTGATGCATGGATGACTTTAGTTGAGGATGTCTATCTCAGAGAACGAAATACTTTCTATGTGGAGCTTTCCATTGACCCGTTGTTTACACAGAACCGTCCAATTATCTAATTTCTCGGTGAAAGGATATAGCTTCGTGTATTTAAAACCTGGTGTCAGTTGACCCAACAATGATGCAGGCACAGGAACTGTAGTAATTAACACAAAATTGTAAGAGGAAGATGTTTATTCTGTATAATACAACTAATGAAACAACAAAGATAGTTACATTATCTAGTCATCTTCATGACCAACAAGAAGTTGCACAGGAAGTGTAAAAGATCTTGTGATATCCCCTATTAGTTTTTCCTTGCTTCGTTTCTGCAACGTAAGAATAAGTTAATAGGTTAACTTTGTCGGTTCTTGCTCagtgtagaaaaaaaaataaagaaaatgtggCAGAGAGAGCAAGGGAAGAATAGTTTTAGTGTTAGAATACCGGATTAGTCGTCTGCATCATCCGAAACGAAATCGGCACAACGTCAGTGATTACATTGTTTCCCTCTTGATTTTGTGGCACCAATGGCTGGCACAGCAGTTTTAGTTCCCTCACCGCTTGCTACAAGAAGAACGTAAATATCAAACACTGACAATTTAAATAGCATGGCAATAGGGACATAAGAAGAGagcaaataaaataacttaCGAGGACTATTTCTTTCAGATGCTTCGTCACTTGTGGTTGAAATTCTTCAACATGCGGTTGGGGAGGATTGGCCTCTTCTAAGGCCCCGAAAACATTCTGCATCATGTCAATCATAGTAAACTTTAGGAAgtttttatcaaagaaaaatttgCACAGGAATAGATTACTTGACAAGAGaaattaacagataaaaattcaaaatatgtacTATATTTTCCATTCTCATCTGTCCTTCATGTGTTGATAAGTAGGAAAAAACAATTCAATCAATCTTTGgtagtttgaaaatattttgattatgggAATATGCACTATAAAATCACTAAGCCTCCTAACATACCAGTAGttaaagattgaaaaataaagtagggattaaagataaataatgaactgtcatattttattatattaaaagaaataaatatatttataacataattataaatgtttaagaTAAACAATAAATAGATAATGGTCaattattaacatttaaatACTAACTCAGtcttatataaatgaatttaaaataaggaCACTAAAGAATTAACATATCTCATGAGGTCACGTGAAGCAATATATCAATGACAAACAGTTTGTCAATTGTTATATTGTATTCTATTAAAGGATTGTAAATTGCATTGTTCTTGAAAACTATTGCTTGCTATAGTTTTCttgaatatgtattttattaactcACAAAGAAGTTTTGTTATACCATTGAAACAATAAGTAAAAGACATGCATTCTTGTTGAAAATTATTGCAAGATTATATGTAGAGAAAGCCAAACATTTACTATATTTTCCATTCTCTCATATCTTTCAAGTGTTGATGCTTCAGGAAAAACATACATAAGAATCCATCGCTGGtagttcaaaaatattttgatgcaTCCGCGActgatacaaattaataaaatgtttgttagtgacaaaattaaataaatatgcaCCTAAAGTTCATAAAGACAAGAACAAATTAAtgaatgaatttgaataaagtCAATACAAATATTAGATATTTGTATTCAGATACGAtgtattaagaaaaatattatgtgatataaaaactcataaaatatacaatttctTTATTGTGGAATTGATTGGTTGCAATTCCAACctatccctaattttttttaatcaacttTAAAGACAGaaataatattcttaaattgTGTTGAACCTATCATTCATGTCTCTTCATCTATAAACTGCCACTATACATAAAGACATCTTTGTCTGCAAACACACTACGACAATAActcaaattatgattttattattaaaagtagaGAAAGGGCAAGTGTAGAGAAAGCAAAATACATACTAGATTTTCTGTCGTCGGGTGTCCTCCATGTGTTGCCAAGCATGGTTGAAACACATTAGAACCCATGCCTggtcttttgaaaaatattacgaTAAATCTGGACAGACAAAAGTTAAGTTAGTGCTACTGAGCgcaaaaatcaaagaaatacaCTTTAAAAGATTATAGAGACAATAACAAACTGAAGAAAGAATATTAAGgtcaaaaattagaaatatgCTACAAGAAAAAAGGAGTTCTAGATATAAACATGCTATCAGCAACATACATAAATCATCTtgatctatttataaattaaaaaataaggctATTAACAGGCTAGCATGATTAAGATGTAAccagaaaaataattgaaaagaaattgaaaggaGCTGGCAAACAAAAGAACATATATATGTGGCACCATGACCATTATATGAGATTTAATTGTATGTTCTCTTTGTTAACAGATCTTGGAACTCTACCatcttcaaatttaattatacattttttagtaCTAGATCATGttacatatttttgtataaacatTATGTTCCAAACATAAATTAGTCATAAATGATAATGAAAGAAACATTTCCATGGAATCCTCATAAAGCTTTACTGCGTTTAAAGGATAGTTGAAGAGGGTATGAAATCCCTTTGGTTAATCCCCATTGATCATATTTAGAATGTTTTGTATATATGGATCAACCTTATTTTGAGCGAAAATTAACTGTGATTTTTGTAAATGAACTTTGGATAAGTAACAGTAGATAAATTAAAAGGAGAGCATcagcaacaaaaacaaacacCCAGCAAGATATTCAGTTAAACAAACAGCAGATCTATGATCTCAAGCCACCAAATCTCTGATGGTTTGAGAAGACCTGAAACTTAATTAAACAATGAGAAACTAAAATATACCCTGCTCGAAATTGAGCTGCTTCCATTGTTGTTGCCATCAAACTTAATGATGAACTGATGATATCACCATTGTTATTTGGTAACCGTAGACACAAACTTGTGAGAGAGAATAGAGAAAGAGAATCTGAGGGAGAAAAGTTAAAGTGAAACACACATTCGCAGAGTGAAAGACTCATGTCTTTCCTGCACTCAGAGGCTTCCAAGCCATGAGGCTGGTGAATGCAAACCTACGCCTATTTATACACGAGAAGTGCGGCATATAACACCTGCCCCCCAGAAATTTATGAGCGTATCAAAAACCCCTGTAATTTCTTAATCAATTATTGTGCCCCCTTTAAAAAAGTAATTggcttaatatttttttacatttcatGTTtgcaaatgttttattttttacctatcaactatttatttttacatcataaaataatttatattttatttttatattatattttattaaaattattatcataatacaATTATCAGTAATTAATTTCCAAAACTAAAAAAACAGATAAGCATATGACAAATTccgttattttttatattttttgagcTGTCATCCAATGCATGCAACGAGGCTCAGGTTGGCAAGTATTGGATAGGAAAGAAACGGCTGGATTTTGCAGTTTTTGgaaataatgaatttgttacagatattacttaccaaaaaagaaaattattatagataCTTTAATAggatttcaaaattcttaatttataaaatcttcaATTAGAATGCTGTAGTTTCTTACCATATATAAGATTTCTTGATGGAAAGAATTCTGTCCTGGGTTGCCAAATCTAACATTtcgttttaattcaaaattaatggcatgatttgtttctttcttttttcttttatttgaatttattgtttcGCTATATACAAACtttctaattcattttataatacACAGAATTATTAAGTCtccaattttgaattttttttttaatgatttagtACCATTTATAAGctttcttaataaaaataaatctgtCTGGGTGGTCtgctcatttttttttttttttgggtaagttaaTTCTTTATGGTAGGTAAATCTTGTCCATTTGGTAAATTCAATGTACACATTAATCCATTCTTTccttttaaatgaaaattaatgaCATGA
It contains:
- the LOC123194767 gene encoding uncharacterized protein LOC123194767 isoform X2 — translated: MSLSLCECVFHFNFSPSDSLSLFSLTSLCLRLPNNNGDIISSSLSLMATTMEAAQFRAGFIVIFFKRPGMGSNVFQPCLATHGGHPTTENLNVFGALEEANPPQPHVEEFQPQVTKHLKEIVLQAVRELKLLCQPLVPQNQEGNNVITDVVPISFRMMQTTNPKRSKEKLIGDITRSFTLPVQLLVGHEDD
- the LOC123194767 gene encoding uncharacterized protein LOC123194767 isoform X1 — translated: MSLSLCECVFHFNFSPSDSLSLFSLTSLCLRLPNNNGDIISSSLSLMATTMEAAQFRAGFIVIFFKRPGMGSNVFQPCLATHGGHPTTENLSRMHQNIFELPAMDSYNVFGALEEANPPQPHVEEFQPQVTKHLKEIVLQAVRELKLLCQPLVPQNQEGNNVITDVVPISFRMMQTTNPKRSKEKLIGDITRSFTLPVQLLVGHEDD